A segment of the Euzebyales bacterium genome:
GGTCGGCCCACGGCCACCCGGTCGGCAGCCGCAGCCTGGTTCGTCGTCCGCTGGTGACGAGCCGGGCGGGCACGGCGATGACGGTCAACCGCAGGGTCTTGGTGGTGACCCGCCCGAGGCCAGCCGCCTGGGCGGTCCAGCGTGCGAGGTTGTAGGCGACGCCGACGAGCGACAGCCACGCGGCGTTGGCGGCGAACCGTCCCGACGGCAGGTGCGCCAGCCCGGCGTAGTGTTTGAGGTCGCAGATGGTGTGCTCCACGATCGCGTGCTGACGGTGGTCGGCCTCCACTTCGAGCAGCGGGCCGTCGCGGTCGGTCAGGACCGCGTGATAGGAGAACACGACGTCCATCGCCAGCTGGCTGCCGGGGGTGGGGCGGACGCGGCGGACGATGAGTCGGGCGGTGGTCTCGTGGCGGGTGCCGGCGAACGCGGTGTAGGTGGTCTCGGCGACGTCGGCGCCGCCGTCCAGCCAGTACGGGATCGGCACCCAGTCATGCTCGGGAATCTGGTCGATCGCGCGCTGGATGGACCGGTTCTTGCGCGCGGTGATGCTGTAGCGGACATCGTGGCGGCGGCAGGTCGAGATCACCGCGCCGGTGTAGAACCCGCTGTCTGCGCGTAGCGTCAACTGCCCGGTGGCGCCGGCATGGCGCACCCGGGAGATCGTCTCGGCGACGAAGCTCGCGGCGCCGCGGCCGGTGTTGGCCGACCCGCCACGCAGCCGGGCGTGCAACAGCTCCCCGGTCTGCGCCAGCGACGCCAGCAGCGGGTGGTAGCCGCGCACCCCGGTGTAGGCGAACGCCTGACCGCCCTGCTTGGCCAGCCCGTAGGTCTCACAGACCGTGGAGTCGATATCGATGGTCAGGTCGGCGTCCAGGTCCGGGCCGAGCCCGGCCTGCCAGGCGCGGCGCAGCAGCTCGCGGGTGACGCGGTCGAGCTGACGGACACTCGCCCACACGAACGCGCGCAGCCAGATCCCCACCGTCGACGCCGCCCGCACGCCATCGAACAACCGCCTCGTCGCGCCGGCCTGCAACACCCGGGTGTCGTCGATGCAGTCGCCGCCGGCCAACGCCGTGCCGATCACGGTGGCGGCCTTGGCGCCGCTGTTGGCGCCCGCCTCACCCACCACGGTGACGTGCTCATCGACCAGGTCGGCGACCCCGAGTCGCTGCGCAAGCAGCGCCGCGACCGCCAGACCGCCGTTGGGCAGCAGCGTGTCATCGTCGAACGTCATCGCGACGGGTGCGAGATTGTGCGATGCTTTCACCGAACGAGTGCCCTCCGGCTCGGGATCCAGCGGTCTTAGACACCCGCATTGTCCCTGGCCAGAGGGCACT
Coding sequences within it:
- a CDS encoding IS1380 family transposase; this translates as MTFDDDTLLPNGGLAVAALLAQRLGVADLVDEHVTVVGEAGANSGAKAATVIGTALAGGDCIDDTRVLQAGATRRLFDGVRAASTVGIWLRAFVWASVRQLDRVTRELLRRAWQAGLGPDLDADLTIDIDSTVCETYGLAKQGGQAFAYTGVRGYHPLLASLAQTGELLHARLRGGSANTGRGAASFVAETISRVRHAGATGQLTLRADSGFYTGAVISTCRRHDVRYSITARKNRSIQRAIDQIPEHDWVPIPYWLDGGADVAETTYTAFAGTRHETTARLIVRRVRPTPGSQLAMDVVFSYHAVLTDRDGPLLEVEADHRQHAIVEHTICDLKHYAGLAHLPSGRFAANAAWLSLVGVAYNLARWTAQAAGLGRVTTKTLRLTVIAVPARLVTSGRRTRLRLPTGWPWAD